Proteins encoded within one genomic window of Phototrophicus methaneseepsis:
- a CDS encoding DUF6055 domain-containing protein gives MKRYLLSCLLLGILTFGISGPGVGAQDDLVQGVQRFEGTIDSEDGVYYDVFGLRAGQTIYAYAQGLDLDTYLAVGDYDFSEILNYDDDSGNETDAAVSYEITEDGDYAIWIAGFDESEIGDYILFIGVDAPEVLTGEAEPTGDTIAERYTGDLLPEDADETEEAEQTATDQDGLVQGVQHFEGSVESEEGVYYDLYGLKAGQTIYAYALGFDEFDTYLILGDINFDEQLTFDDDSGEATDAALSYELTEDGDYSIWIAGYDEEARGDYLLMLGVDAPEVLSGNAEPTGDEIAVLYTGEAISNNPDNIALDPDIPTEPLKGVEHFEGAVEDDDGVYYDMFGLRAGQTVYIYAVGYDDFDPYVAIGDIDFNEVLAFDDDGGEGTNAALSYEIPADGDYSIWIVGYEEGNFGDYLLMLGVDAPEVMTGEAEPTGDEIAELYSVAIEVTDCSVLQERPELSGAVETYETGPFLVHYTLEGSDKTTRKVVDELVAALDSTWNYYIVQENWPEPPRDCGEGGDDRFDVYVMEILESEELLGFAQPEGLVGDNPSSELVETYAAYSYLVIDNDFNGIENGISLMRTTVAHEFMHSLQFGFDINETFGSLYESSAVWMETQVFPDDQDATPYVSDYYSLPDLCMGYEQDEFRYYSEWLLIDSLVQDYGPQIIREMWEYLATEEGLPGFYSYLEQLGTTPQEVEERLAVRNLLRRYDLASEFDAELYIEGIILEPGTVQPAATGVQQLGADYVRISQPGRYALSANDPDLNLVVVGIYDDGTADVFELGDNGVVDTNAYRYAYLILINTRAHMDLSECADIDWELTVAETADEPVASTGEVWDATQFIVSEVLIASDEDRNIDPVSVKDQRRG, from the coding sequence ATGAAACGGTATCTATTGTCGTGCCTTTTATTAGGCATATTGACCTTTGGAATAAGTGGGCCTGGTGTGGGGGCGCAGGATGACCTGGTGCAGGGGGTTCAGCGCTTTGAAGGCACAATTGATTCCGAAGATGGCGTTTACTATGACGTGTTTGGCTTAAGGGCCGGGCAAACGATTTATGCGTATGCCCAGGGCCTGGATCTGGATACCTACCTCGCTGTCGGCGACTATGATTTTTCTGAAATTTTGAACTACGATGATGACAGTGGCAATGAAACCGATGCCGCCGTCTCTTACGAAATTACAGAAGATGGTGACTATGCCATCTGGATTGCAGGCTTTGACGAGAGCGAAATCGGCGACTATATCTTGTTTATCGGTGTGGATGCGCCGGAAGTGCTGACGGGCGAGGCAGAACCCACGGGGGATACCATCGCTGAACGATACACCGGGGACTTGCTCCCTGAAGATGCCGATGAGACGGAAGAAGCTGAGCAAACAGCGACGGATCAAGATGGCCTGGTGCAGGGCGTCCAGCATTTTGAAGGTTCTGTCGAATCCGAAGAAGGCGTCTATTATGACCTCTACGGCTTAAAAGCCGGGCAGACGATCTATGCTTATGCGCTTGGGTTCGATGAATTTGATACCTATCTTATCCTGGGCGATATTAACTTCGATGAGCAACTCACTTTTGATGATGACAGCGGCGAAGCGACCGATGCCGCCCTCTCTTACGAATTGACAGAAGATGGCGACTATTCTATCTGGATCGCTGGCTATGATGAAGAAGCCAGGGGCGATTACCTGCTCATGCTCGGTGTGGATGCGCCAGAGGTGCTTTCTGGCAATGCTGAGCCCACAGGTGATGAAATTGCAGTGCTCTATACAGGCGAAGCCATATCGAATAATCCCGATAACATCGCGCTCGACCCTGACATCCCAACAGAGCCTCTCAAGGGTGTTGAGCATTTTGAAGGCGCTGTTGAAGATGATGACGGGGTTTATTATGACATGTTTGGCCTGCGGGCCGGGCAAACCGTTTACATCTATGCTGTGGGTTACGATGATTTTGACCCTTATGTCGCAATAGGTGATATCGACTTCAACGAAGTGTTGGCCTTTGACGATGATGGTGGTGAAGGGACCAACGCGGCCCTTTCCTATGAAATTCCGGCAGATGGCGATTATTCCATCTGGATTGTGGGCTATGAAGAAGGGAATTTCGGCGATTACTTGCTTATGCTCGGCGTGGATGCGCCGGAAGTAATGACGGGTGAGGCCGAACCCACGGGCGATGAAATCGCTGAGTTATATTCTGTCGCTATTGAGGTGACAGATTGCAGCGTGCTGCAAGAGCGCCCTGAATTGAGCGGTGCTGTCGAGACATATGAGACGGGGCCATTCCTGGTGCATTACACCCTGGAGGGTAGTGATAAGACGACGCGTAAGGTCGTAGATGAATTGGTGGCCGCGTTGGATAGCACCTGGAATTACTATATTGTGCAGGAAAATTGGCCGGAACCACCTCGTGATTGTGGTGAAGGTGGCGATGACCGCTTTGATGTGTATGTGATGGAAATCCTGGAAAGTGAAGAACTGCTCGGTTTTGCACAGCCAGAGGGCCTTGTTGGGGATAATCCGTCTTCCGAACTGGTGGAGACATATGCAGCTTACAGCTATCTCGTGATTGATAACGATTTCAACGGCATAGAAAATGGTATTTCTCTCATGCGTACAACGGTCGCGCATGAGTTTATGCACAGCTTGCAATTTGGCTTCGATATCAACGAGACGTTTGGCAGCCTATACGAAAGTTCTGCCGTCTGGATGGAAACACAGGTCTTCCCGGATGACCAGGATGCAACGCCTTATGTGAGCGATTATTATTCACTGCCAGATCTCTGCATGGGATATGAGCAGGATGAATTCCGTTACTACTCTGAATGGTTGTTGATCGACAGTCTTGTGCAGGATTATGGCCCACAGATCATTCGCGAAATGTGGGAGTACCTGGCGACGGAAGAAGGGCTGCCGGGCTTTTATAGCTACCTGGAACAACTCGGTACCACGCCGCAAGAGGTTGAAGAGCGTCTGGCGGTCCGTAACTTGCTACGCCGCTATGATCTGGCGTCAGAATTCGATGCTGAGCTCTACATTGAAGGCATAATTCTTGAGCCTGGGACGGTGCAGCCTGCGGCAACGGGCGTTCAGCAATTGGGTGCGGATTATGTGCGCATTTCACAGCCGGGGCGCTATGCGCTTAGTGCCAATGACCCGGACCTGAATCTGGTTGTGGTTGGGATTTATGATGATGGCACGGCAGATGTCTTTGAACTAGGGGATAATGGCGTGGTTGATACAAACGCGTATCGTTATGCTTACCTCATCCTGATCAATACGCGCGCGCATATGGATCTATCTGAATGTGCAGACATTGATTGGGAACTGACAGTGGCGGAAACGGCGGACGAACCGGTTGCCTCTACGGGCGAAGTATGGGATGCCACCCAGTTCATCGTTAGCGAGGTGCTGATTGCATCTGATGAGGACCGCAATATTGACCCGGTCAGTGTGAAGGATCAGCGACGCGGCTAA
- a CDS encoding GNAT family N-acetyltransferase, with amino-acid sequence MEIVRVNANFAENMVPALAALLKNTVDDGASIGFLPPMSTEEATEYWHGILNNLDAYRVLLIAQEANEIIGSVQLYLEPRPNGNHRAEIQKLMVHTKHRRKGVGRALMQAVETIAREYGRTLLVLDTRQGDIAEQLYTQLGYATAGSIPQYARNADGDLDATVFMYRMLS; translated from the coding sequence ATGGAAATCGTGCGTGTTAATGCCAACTTTGCTGAAAATATGGTGCCCGCTCTGGCTGCCTTACTGAAAAATACCGTCGATGATGGTGCATCTATTGGATTTCTGCCGCCGATGTCCACTGAAGAAGCGACCGAGTACTGGCATGGTATCCTCAACAACCTGGATGCTTACCGGGTACTGCTCATCGCACAAGAAGCCAACGAGATTATCGGCAGCGTCCAACTGTATCTGGAGCCGCGCCCCAACGGTAACCACCGGGCAGAAATCCAGAAGTTGATGGTCCATACCAAACACCGTCGTAAGGGTGTTGGACGTGCATTGATGCAAGCCGTGGAAACCATCGCGCGTGAGTATGGCCGCACGCTGCTGGTGCTGGATACACGTCAGGGCGATATTGCCGAGCAGCTGTATACACAGCTTGGCTACGCAACAGCGGGCAGCATCCCCCAATATGCGCGTAACGCCGATGGCGATCTGGATGCAACCGTCTTTATGTACCGCATGCTATCTTAG
- a CDS encoding DinB family protein gives MAKAEAIEVYLETGKKKTFAVALDWSGWARSGRDEDAALQSLFDYRTRYAQVLKPTKIAFKKPEDLHVLTVVERQKGNTTTDFGAPNLELPHDTEAVSPEELKRWEAILQACWQAFDKAAETAQGKTLSKGPRGGGRALQKIVEHVRDVDAAYLRSLNGQISYDDKGDPMQALALIRQAILETLSGRINGDIAAEGPRGGKKWTPRYFVRRLAWHELDHAWEIEDRAEP, from the coding sequence ATGGCAAAAGCAGAGGCCATCGAAGTTTACCTGGAAACTGGTAAGAAGAAGACATTTGCCGTGGCGTTGGATTGGTCCGGTTGGGCACGGAGTGGCCGTGACGAAGACGCCGCCCTACAAAGCCTCTTCGACTATAGAACGCGCTATGCTCAGGTGCTCAAACCTACAAAGATCGCCTTTAAAAAACCCGAAGACCTGCATGTGCTGACGGTGGTCGAGCGGCAAAAAGGCAATACAACCACCGACTTCGGCGCGCCAAACCTGGAACTGCCTCATGATACGGAGGCAGTCAGTCCTGAAGAACTCAAGCGGTGGGAAGCGATCTTACAGGCCTGCTGGCAAGCATTCGACAAAGCGGCAGAAACAGCCCAGGGCAAGACGCTCAGCAAGGGGCCGCGTGGCGGCGGGCGTGCATTACAGAAGATTGTTGAACACGTCCGAGATGTTGACGCCGCATATCTCAGAAGCCTGAATGGTCAGATCAGCTATGATGATAAAGGCGACCCCATGCAGGCCTTAGCGCTCATTCGTCAGGCCATACTAGAGACGCTCTCAGGCCGGATCAACGGCGATATTGCCGCTGAAGGCCCGCGTGGTGGCAAAAAATGGACGCCCCGGTATTTCGTCCGCCGTCTGGCATGGCATGAACTCGACCACGCCTGGGAAATTGAAGATCGTGCTGAGCCCTGA
- a CDS encoding glycosyltransferase family 4 protein, which produces MHIAYNGWFWDTPTAGSGQYIERLLRALRRVEPSLKLSLIVPPHNPNPQNVPEGVEVVTTGNGGSAGKFRKVWFEQRTFPRMATKIGADIAHVPYWGPPLASEVPMVASVLDVIPLIYPEYAMGFFNRLYLSLVSTGARGANHIITLSNTSASDIQEWLHIPAEKITTTYLAPDQQYHPQMGREHDKAVREKYNLPEHFVLYLGSFDRRKQINELLLAYTYVGQAEGENIPLVIAGREPKWRQPLFPNMRQYAEQLNITDYVRWVGFVDEEDKPSIYRLADVFVFPSVYEGFGLPPLEAMASGTPVVAWEASYSDEILQEGAYLVDSARSMAGAIIALLLQKPFHDTMVNQGLAQATNYSWRKTATETLIAYETALSGSVANR; this is translated from the coding sequence ATGCATATCGCTTATAACGGCTGGTTCTGGGATACACCTACGGCTGGCAGTGGTCAGTATATCGAGCGCTTACTGCGTGCCCTACGCCGTGTCGAGCCGTCGCTCAAGCTCTCGCTCATCGTGCCGCCGCATAACCCCAACCCTCAAAATGTCCCTGAAGGCGTCGAAGTCGTGACGACTGGGAACGGAGGCAGCGCCGGGAAGTTCCGTAAGGTGTGGTTTGAGCAGCGTACATTCCCCAGGATGGCCACTAAAATCGGCGCAGATATTGCCCATGTGCCTTATTGGGGGCCACCGCTGGCTTCAGAAGTGCCGATGGTCGCTTCCGTATTGGATGTGATCCCGCTCATTTACCCAGAATACGCGATGGGCTTCTTCAATCGACTGTATCTCTCCCTGGTAAGCACAGGCGCACGTGGGGCCAATCACATCATCACCCTGAGCAACACGTCCGCCAGTGATATTCAAGAATGGCTGCACATCCCGGCGGAGAAAATCACTACGACTTATCTGGCACCGGATCAGCAGTATCATCCCCAAATGGGCCGCGAACACGACAAGGCCGTGCGCGAAAAATACAACCTGCCAGAGCACTTTGTGCTCTACCTAGGTTCCTTCGACCGCCGCAAGCAGATCAACGAACTGCTGCTGGCTTATACCTATGTGGGGCAAGCCGAAGGTGAAAATATCCCCCTGGTGATAGCTGGGCGTGAACCTAAATGGCGGCAACCCCTGTTCCCGAATATGCGCCAATATGCCGAGCAACTCAATATCACGGATTATGTGCGCTGGGTTGGCTTTGTAGACGAAGAAGACAAGCCGTCCATCTACCGGCTGGCGGATGTGTTTGTGTTCCCCAGCGTGTACGAAGGCTTTGGCCTGCCGCCGCTGGAAGCGATGGCTTCCGGTACGCCAGTGGTCGCATGGGAAGCCAGCTACAGCGACGAAATTTTGCAGGAAGGCGCTTATCTCGTCGACAGCGCGCGCAGCATGGCCGGGGCAATCATCGCGCTGCTGCTGCAAAAGCCCTTCCACGATACGATGGTCAACCAGGGGCTGGCCCAGGCCACGAACTACAGCTGGCGCAAAACAGCAACTGAGACGCTCATCGCCTACGAAACAGCCCTCTCAGGCAGTGTAGCGAATCGTTAA
- a CDS encoding Fur family transcriptional regulator, with amino-acid sequence MPGIATPYANRLKKAGYKLTNARLTVLDVLAESGGHITSGEVLDAVAARDESIGRASVFRTLDLLTRLSIVRPTFIDSSVTPNYVLMEGGHHHHIICTTCNRVIEFEDCGLEKLSQHLAEKYHVHITGHMLEFFAQCDACRDADRDD; translated from the coding sequence ATGCCAGGAATTGCAACCCCTTACGCCAATCGGCTCAAAAAAGCTGGATACAAGCTCACCAATGCTCGCCTGACTGTCCTCGATGTGCTGGCGGAAAGCGGCGGTCATATTACATCAGGCGAAGTGCTGGATGCTGTCGCGGCGCGTGATGAGAGCATCGGGCGGGCCAGCGTCTTTCGTACGTTGGATTTATTAACGCGACTGAGCATTGTACGGCCAACCTTCATCGATAGCAGCGTCACACCCAACTACGTGCTGATGGAAGGTGGGCATCATCACCATATCATCTGCACCACATGCAACCGCGTCATTGAATTTGAGGACTGCGGGCTGGAAAAACTCAGCCAACACCTGGCGGAAAAATACCACGTCCATATCACGGGCCATATGCTGGAGTTCTTCGCCCAATGTGACGCCTGCCGCGATGCAGATCGTGACGACTAG
- a CDS encoding Gfo/Idh/MocA family protein translates to MSKIRWGIISTANIGIKRVIPAIQQSSNGEVAAIASRDLGRAQAVADELGIPKAYGSYEELIAADDIDAIYNPLPNSKHAKWSIACAEAGKPTLCEKPLASTAAEAQTMVNAFAERNIKFAEAFMYRFHPRTQKVKELIDDGVVGDVHMIASAFSFNIASEDNIRLSAELAGGALMDVGCYCINIMRHITGEEPDTCKAIARFGSETGVDERIVGVLGFPSGITGHLDASLRTYGRNWYEISGTAGRLLVETSFVPAADQPTVIQLWRDGKQDIVTLPAANQYTVMAEDFADAILSDRAPRYPGQDGVANMLVIDALLKSARESL, encoded by the coding sequence ATGAGCAAAATCCGTTGGGGTATCATCAGCACCGCGAATATCGGCATCAAGCGCGTGATTCCGGCGATTCAGCAATCCAGCAATGGCGAAGTCGCCGCCATTGCCAGCCGTGATCTGGGACGTGCCCAGGCTGTAGCTGACGAATTGGGCATCCCTAAAGCCTATGGCAGCTACGAAGAACTCATCGCCGCAGATGATATTGACGCCATCTATAACCCACTGCCCAACAGCAAACACGCCAAATGGAGCATCGCCTGTGCAGAAGCAGGCAAGCCCACCCTGTGCGAAAAGCCCCTCGCCAGCACAGCCGCAGAAGCCCAGACAATGGTCAATGCCTTTGCAGAACGCAACATCAAATTTGCAGAAGCTTTCATGTATCGCTTCCACCCGCGCACACAAAAGGTCAAAGAACTCATTGATGATGGCGTTGTGGGTGATGTGCATATGATCGCATCTGCGTTCAGCTTTAACATTGCCAGCGAGGACAATATCCGCCTGAGTGCGGAGCTGGCAGGTGGTGCACTGATGGATGTGGGCTGTTATTGTATTAACATCATGCGCCATATCACCGGAGAAGAACCCGACACCTGCAAAGCCATTGCCCGATTCGGCAGTGAAACAGGCGTGGATGAGCGCATTGTCGGCGTGCTGGGGTTCCCCTCTGGCATTACAGGGCACCTGGATGCCAGCCTGCGCACCTATGGGCGCAACTGGTACGAAATCAGCGGCACAGCCGGACGTTTGCTCGTAGAGACGTCCTTCGTCCCAGCGGCAGACCAACCCACCGTCATCCAGTTATGGCGTGATGGCAAACAGGATATTGTGACCCTACCCGCGGCCAACCAGTATACCGTCATGGCCGAAGACTTCGCGGACGCGATCCTCTCCGACCGTGCCCCGCGCTATCCGGGTCAGGATGGTGTCGCCAATATGCTGGTCATTGATGCCCTGCTGAAATCCGCCCGCGAATCGCTGTAA
- a CDS encoding CgeB family protein: MKLLFVVSSLDLTQPFSATPAWWQLLKGLYEIGVEVIAAPYQGPAIESLWWRAADNPAKWQGDAFKSARDWMRRIAPDRQTQMSDTTPADESQTESTSAKLVRQTAQKFIAPLWLNHIDTLLTKEPDIDAVIFLTIPLNQLNGVPEALIAKHKKPIFYFDGDVPASLPNMRGFATGFRIYQGANLDEYTAFISNSKGGEDLLKQLGAREAHTVWYGADPDVFAPIDVPEQDLDVMFYGHGREYRGEWIDAMIRDASNALPDAKFAVRGTRLGDIGRTQQLPYLSFSKLREYACRSKINLCITRGAHASLYASASSRPFELSSMQCCVVANPYNGLELWFEPEKEIIIVNSAEEALERYTFLLSHDAERQRMAQAARERVLKEHTFRHRAHDLVNIIQGYL; this comes from the coding sequence ATGAAATTGCTCTTCGTCGTCTCCTCGCTCGACCTGACCCAGCCCTTTAGCGCGACCCCTGCCTGGTGGCAACTGTTGAAGGGCCTCTACGAAATTGGCGTGGAGGTTATCGCAGCGCCCTATCAAGGGCCGGCGATAGAATCGCTGTGGTGGCGTGCAGCGGATAACCCGGCCAAGTGGCAGGGCGATGCTTTTAAATCGGCACGCGATTGGATGCGTCGTATTGCGCCAGATCGCCAGACGCAGATGAGCGATACAACCCCTGCCGATGAATCACAGACAGAATCCACCAGCGCGAAGCTTGTACGCCAGACAGCCCAGAAGTTCATTGCGCCGTTGTGGCTGAACCATATTGATACCTTGCTCACGAAAGAGCCGGATATTGATGCTGTCATCTTCCTGACGATTCCACTGAACCAACTCAACGGCGTGCCAGAAGCGCTCATCGCCAAACACAAGAAGCCTATTTTCTACTTCGACGGTGATGTGCCCGCCAGCTTGCCCAATATGCGCGGCTTCGCAACCGGGTTTCGCATTTATCAGGGCGCTAATCTGGATGAATACACCGCTTTCATCAGCAACAGCAAAGGCGGTGAGGACTTGCTAAAACAGCTCGGCGCGCGCGAAGCGCATACCGTCTGGTATGGGGCAGACCCGGACGTCTTCGCGCCAATTGATGTGCCTGAACAGGACCTGGATGTGATGTTTTATGGGCACGGGCGCGAGTATCGCGGTGAATGGATTGACGCGATGATCCGTGATGCTTCTAACGCACTGCCGGACGCTAAGTTTGCCGTTCGTGGCACTCGGTTGGGGGATATTGGCCGCACACAGCAGTTACCGTATCTCAGCTTTAGCAAACTGCGCGAATATGCCTGCCGCAGTAAGATCAATTTGTGCATCACGCGTGGTGCTCACGCCAGCCTGTACGCTTCGGCGTCTTCGCGGCCTTTTGAACTCAGTTCTATGCAGTGCTGTGTGGTCGCCAACCCTTATAACGGCCTGGAATTGTGGTTCGAGCCGGAAAAAGAGATCATTATCGTCAATAGTGCTGAAGAAGCACTGGAGCGCTATACGTTCCTGCTCAGCCACGATGCCGAGCGCCAACGCATGGCCCAGGCTGCTCGTGAGCGCGTCCTCAAAGAGCATACCTTCCGCCATCGTGCCCATGATCTGGTGAACATCATACAGGGTTATCTATAG
- a CDS encoding glycosyltransferase family 4 protein produces the protein MPNLFVATGIFHPEPGGPATYLHEILPALQSRGWDVRLQTYGTGETDSYPYPVLRVPRQTYPLRLLNYARAARASLKWADVVYTHTIDLPLIGKSAPRVIKIVGDQAWERCIRKGWVSPAEDIDTFQHKSYNGLVAQQKRSRSNQVQRMDSVIVPSDYLKQMVQGWGIPPERIHVVYNALPAMQDDRLSQVEARQLHGLGYGPLLLAAGRLEPWKGIQHIIAALKHVPDVQLLIAGDGPMREQWQAMAQPLGARVQFLGRLRRSVLYEYMAAADYFMLYSGYEGLPHSVLESLRVGTPVIASQKGGNVEVVQHGVNGLLVPYVDVKALTATIETAFVTGQRAALAQNAHIDPARFSFDNMVSQTDAILKQFA, from the coding sequence ATGCCCAATCTTTTCGTCGCCACTGGGATCTTCCACCCGGAACCAGGTGGTCCAGCGACCTACTTACACGAAATCTTGCCTGCTCTCCAATCGCGCGGTTGGGATGTTCGTTTGCAGACCTATGGCACAGGCGAGACGGACAGCTATCCTTATCCTGTGCTGCGGGTGCCCCGGCAAACATATCCGCTCCGGCTGTTGAACTATGCGCGCGCGGCCCGTGCGTCCCTTAAGTGGGCGGATGTCGTTTACACGCATACGATTGACCTGCCGCTCATCGGCAAATCAGCCCCACGCGTGATTAAAATCGTCGGCGACCAGGCCTGGGAACGTTGTATCCGTAAGGGGTGGGTATCGCCAGCGGAAGACATCGACACATTCCAGCATAAGAGCTATAACGGCCTTGTTGCTCAGCAAAAGCGCTCTCGTAGCAACCAGGTGCAACGGATGGACAGCGTCATTGTGCCGAGCGACTATCTCAAGCAGATGGTACAGGGATGGGGCATCCCGCCTGAGCGTATCCACGTCGTTTATAACGCGCTGCCAGCCATGCAAGATGATCGGCTGTCCCAGGTAGAGGCCAGGCAGTTACACGGGCTGGGTTATGGGCCTCTGCTGCTGGCGGCGGGTCGGCTGGAACCCTGGAAAGGGATACAGCATATCATCGCGGCCTTAAAGCACGTGCCGGATGTGCAGTTGCTCATCGCCGGGGATGGCCCCATGCGAGAACAATGGCAAGCCATGGCACAACCCCTGGGTGCACGCGTGCAATTCTTGGGACGCTTACGCCGTAGCGTCTTGTATGAATATATGGCTGCTGCGGATTATTTCATGCTCTACAGCGGCTACGAAGGGCTGCCCCATTCCGTGCTTGAAAGTTTGCGCGTTGGGACACCTGTCATTGCCAGCCAGAAGGGCGGAAATGTAGAGGTCGTGCAGCATGGCGTTAATGGCCTGCTGGTGCCTTATGTAGATGTCAAAGCGCTGACTGCGACGATTGAAACCGCCTTTGTCACCGGGCAGCGAGCTGCTTTAGCCCAGAATGCCCATATCGACCCGGCGCGCTTCAGCTTTGACAATATGGTCAGTCAGACGGATGCCATCCTCAAGCAGTTTGCATAA
- a CDS encoding sulfite exporter TauE/SafE family protein, producing MEQLPILIAIGAVAGVLSGMFGIGGGAIIVPALMLFMGFTQTAANGTSLAALLLPVGVFGCIEYYRNGKLYIGPALMVAVGLLISTWFGASLALQLPEDVLRVGYALLLLFMAWRYIAPRKWYRELRGLAEEAVIENTAFDVRSRRVLLICLATGLAAGILSGLFGIGGGVVIVGALTIFVGFDQKLATGTSLGALLLPVGLPGVLRYAEAGDVDLGVAAPLAFMLLLGAFLGARLTLALPTKTVKRLYGFFLLAVGLRFLLVA from the coding sequence ATGGAACAATTACCTATACTGATCGCTATCGGCGCTGTAGCTGGTGTTTTATCGGGCATGTTTGGTATTGGCGGCGGCGCGATTATCGTACCTGCTTTGATGCTGTTTATGGGCTTCACACAGACGGCTGCAAATGGCACCTCATTGGCGGCGCTGCTGCTGCCCGTAGGTGTGTTTGGCTGCATTGAATATTATCGCAATGGCAAGCTTTACATCGGCCCTGCGCTGATGGTGGCCGTTGGCTTGCTGATTTCGACGTGGTTTGGGGCGTCCCTGGCTTTGCAACTGCCGGAGGATGTGCTCAGGGTTGGCTATGCGCTGCTGCTGCTGTTTATGGCGTGGCGCTATATTGCCCCGCGCAAATGGTACAGAGAATTACGCGGCCTGGCAGAAGAAGCTGTGATCGAAAATACGGCTTTCGATGTGCGTAGTCGGCGTGTGCTGCTGATCTGCCTTGCGACGGGCCTCGCTGCGGGCATTTTATCGGGCTTATTTGGCATTGGCGGCGGCGTGGTTATCGTTGGTGCGCTGACGATTTTCGTCGGCTTTGACCAGAAGCTGGCAACGGGTACGTCGTTAGGCGCGCTGCTGCTGCCGGTTGGCTTACCGGGCGTCCTGCGCTACGCAGAAGCGGGGGATGTCGATTTGGGTGTGGCGGCCCCGTTAGCCTTTATGCTGTTGCTAGGGGCCTTCCTGGGCGCACGTCTGACGCTCGCCCTGCCGACTAAGACGGTCAAGCGGCTGTATGGCTTTTTCTTGCTGGCGGTTGGTTTACGCTTCTTGCTGGTTGCATAG
- the xylA gene encoding xylose isomerase translates to MAYEPKPEHKFTFGLWTVGNVGRDPFGNPTRDVISPVEIVHMLAEVGAWGVNFHDNDLVPIDATPAERDQIVRDFKQALDETGLVVPMATTNLFTDPAFKDGAFTSNDPNVRAYALQKTINAIDLGVELGATTYVFWGGREGTETDSSKSPLDSTKRFRDAINFLCEYVQDQGYDLKFALEPKPNEPRSNIYLPTVGEALGFIATLDHPEMVGVNPEVAHEHMSGLNFVHGVAAAWDAGKLFHIDLNDQLYGRYDQDFRFGSVMPKQAFYLVKFLEDVGYDGSRHYDAHAYRSSNYEDVKYFAKGCMRTYLILKEKAAQFNADPEIQELLAEINADDGTFSYLSEVYNKEAVGKLRSTEFDRQALGARNLPYERLDQLTIEILLGAR, encoded by the coding sequence ATGGCTTACGAACCAAAACCTGAACATAAGTTTACCTTTGGATTGTGGACGGTGGGTAACGTTGGACGTGATCCGTTCGGCAATCCTACACGTGATGTCATCTCCCCGGTGGAAATCGTCCATATGCTGGCAGAGGTCGGTGCATGGGGTGTGAACTTCCACGATAATGACCTGGTGCCGATTGATGCCACACCAGCCGAGCGCGACCAGATCGTGCGTGATTTTAAGCAAGCCCTCGATGAAACGGGCCTTGTGGTGCCGATGGCGACCACCAACCTGTTCACCGATCCGGCCTTTAAAGATGGCGCTTTTACCAGCAATGACCCCAACGTGCGCGCCTATGCCCTGCAAAAGACCATCAATGCCATTGATTTAGGCGTTGAGCTGGGCGCGACAACCTATGTCTTCTGGGGCGGGCGCGAAGGCACCGAAACAGATAGCTCTAAAAGCCCGCTGGATTCCACCAAGCGTTTCCGCGATGCCATCAACTTCCTGTGCGAATATGTCCAGGACCAGGGCTATGACCTGAAGTTCGCTCTTGAACCCAAGCCGAATGAACCTCGCAGCAATATCTACCTGCCAACAGTTGGCGAAGCGCTCGGTTTCATCGCTACCTTAGATCATCCTGAGATGGTTGGTGTCAATCCAGAAGTCGCTCATGAGCATATGTCCGGATTGAACTTCGTGCATGGTGTCGCTGCCGCATGGGACGCAGGCAAATTGTTCCATATCGACCTCAACGACCAGCTTTATGGCCGTTATGACCAGGACTTCCGCTTTGGCAGCGTGATGCCTAAGCAAGCCTTCTATCTCGTCAAATTCCTGGAAGACGTGGGGTATGATGGCAGCCGTCACTACGACGCCCATGCGTATCGCAGCAGCAACTATGAAGATGTGAAATACTTCGCCAAGGGCTGCATGCGCACCTACCTCATCCTGAAAGAGAAAGCCGCTCAGTTCAACGCCGACCCTGAAATTCAGGAATTGCTGGCGGAAATCAATGCCGATGATGGTACCTTCTCTTACCTGAGCGAAGTCTATAACAAAGAGGCTGTTGGCAAGCTGCGCAGCACCGAGTTCGACCGTCAGGCATTAGGCGCGCGGAACCTGCCCTACGAACGTCTAGACCAGCTCACTATCGAAATTCTGCTGGGTGCCCGGTAA